The window GCGACTGGAACAGGCCATCATTGGCCGGAAACTCTATCTTCCAGGCGTTGTCGCCCTCACCCCGGATCAGTGCCTGCCCAAGGGAAACCAGCGAATCCGGGGTCTCGTCCTCGTCGTATTCACCGGGGATCGGCGCCCGGCACATTGCAACCGCGTCCTTGAACAGGACGTTCGCCGTGTTTCGGTCCTGGCCGATGGCAAATGCTCGAGCGCGCTGCACACCATAGAAGCCGGACATATACAGGCCGACCTCGGCCATGAACGGGCTCTTCGCCTGCCCCTTCCCTGTTTCGAGCCACGCGTTGCGAAACCGCATGCGGCCTGACGTCTTGCGCCAGCCGAACAGCGAGCCTTTCACGAACACGTGCCACGGCAGCAGATCGAACGGCTGCCCCGCCTTCGCTCCTTCTGTGATCGTGAACATCGCCGGCGCGAAAGAGAGAGCATGTTCCGCGCGATCAATCTCCCAGCGCAGACCGCGGCTAGAAGATGTGTCGAGATCGCGAAGGTGGCGCCGGCAGGCCGCGATCTCCAACTCTCCGGCCAAGCTCCCGTCGGGCCGATTCCCTTGAGCTGTGGCTACGGCATAAGCCGTCGTCGGGTCGTCAGGATACCGGCCGGAGGAATCGATCCGCGGCGCGCGGGGCTTTCTTGCCATTGTCGGCCTTCGTGGCAGCCGATCGCCGACGTGGCGCGAGGCCGAGCTCCGCCTCGATCTGCGCGGCGTCAGATGCTGCTTCCCGCAAGACGGTGAAGTGCGGGCTGACGCGTGCGATGGACTTGGGGTTGCCGCGCTTCGGCTTGAGGACAGCACCGGTCGAAGCGACTTCGCGCGCCGCCCGGTCATAGATCACGTAGGCCAGCACCAGGCGCTGCACGGCATGCGCATTCACCTCGGCCAGAAGTTCGCGCGTCTTCAACTCACTGATGATCCGACGCCAGTGCCCGCCGGCCGCAGCAACGTCCAGGACATCGTCGAATAGCGATGGCCAATCTGGCACTGGTGCGCCGCCGCCTTCGATCACGTTCATGACGCTTCCCTACGGGGCTTCAACTTTTCTTTCTGGATTTGATCTCGGTGCGAACGGAGGGGGGCGCGCGGTCTAGCCGGTGTTGGCCACAGACTTTAAACCCTCCCCCCTCCGCATCACCGGGATTGACCCTTCATCGGTTCCAAGGATGCCGCGGGTCTCGGGGGCGGCCATCCTCACCATTGCCAAAGACGAAGCCTCGCTTCTCCTCAGCCTGGATCACACTGTCATGGTGAGGGGCGCAGACGCTTTCGAGCTCGCCTTCCCAGAAGAGGATGGCATCGCCCTTATGAGCGATGCGGTGGTTGGCGACCGTTGCGGGGACTGTCAGACCTTGAGCAAGGCAGCGCTCGCATAGCGGCTGGAGCATGAGCTGTGCTGCCCGGCGTCTTTGCCAGCGGGCGGTGCCGTACCATGGGCGCCATGCTTCGGATTGCTTAGATCTCAGATCAGCACGCGCCATTGCACTCCTTGAGATTCAACCTCAGGATGCGGCGGCGAAACTATCGCGCCTAGCACGAGGGCCAACATGGCGAACGCTTTCAAACCAGGTGACTTGGTACAGTTGAAGTCCGGCGGCCCATCGATGGTGGTGTCTGAAGCAACAGGCGGAGGAAAGAGCTATTGGTGCGAATGGTTCAAGGGTGCATCAAAGGAACGAGCTCACTTCAACGAAGAAACCCTACAGCCATATGTGAAGCCCAAATGACGGAGGACCAAGCAGCTGGTTGGATGATACGCCAATTCGATGAATTCGGCTTCCTATATCAGGAAGGCGCTGCGACCTACCTCTTCCAGTTCGAAGATGAGAAGTTGGCCTACTTCGATAAGAACTCCAACCTATGCATCGGTAAGGGCGTTCTAGCGCTCTTTAATGCGCTGACACCGGATGCCGTATACGAGCGCGCGGGCAAGTTTTGGCGCCGACGCCTTGAAACCGACCAACCAGGCCGCCTTCAGTAGATCGATACCCGACTTGTCAGGGCCGGGCCTCATGCCACGAATGCCGGCGCGTGGTCACTTTGACTGGCTGTCCTTGCTACCACGCCGATTGATGCCGCTGAAATCCGGTCGCCGATCAATTCCGGACTGGCAGTCGACGCACGTTTTGGCCCCA is drawn from Bosea sp. Tri-49 and contains these coding sequences:
- a CDS encoding P27 family phage terminase small subunit, which produces MNVIEGGGAPVPDWPSLFDDVLDVAAAGGHWRRIISELKTRELLAEVNAHAVQRLVLAYVIYDRAAREVASTGAVLKPKRGNPKSIARVSPHFTVLREAASDAAQIEAELGLAPRRRSAATKADNGKKAPRAADRFLRPVS
- a CDS encoding YodC family protein; this translates as MANAFKPGDLVQLKSGGPSMVVSEATGGGKSYWCEWFKGASKERAHFNEETLQPYVKPK
- a CDS encoding DUF6953 family protein, whose product is MTEDQAAGWMIRQFDEFGFLYQEGAATYLFQFEDEKLAYFDKNSNLCIGKGVLALFNALTPDAVYERAGKFWRRRLETDQPGRLQ